AGGATATCGCCGGACGCGCCCCGCACGAGATCAACCACCTGGGCATCGCGCGCACGTTTCAGAACATCCGTCTCTGGGGCGATCTGTCGGTGCTGGACAATGTGCGCGCCGCGCTCCTGCGCACCTGCGGCGCGCCGCTTTGGCAGGTGGTGCTGCGCGCGCGGCCCTGCGGGCACGACGAGGCGCGTGTCCGCGACTGCGCCCGCGACCTCCTCGCCTATTTCGATCTCATCCGCTTCGAACATGAGAAGGCGCGCAACCTCCCCTACGGCGAGCAACGCCGTCTTGAGATCGCCCGCGCCCTGGCCACCAACCCGACGTTGCTTTTGCTCGATGAGCCGGTGGCCGGCATGAACACCGGCGAGAAGAAGAAAGTCATGGAGTTGATTCAGAAATTGCAGCACGAACGCCATCTGGCCGTGTTGCTCATCGAGCATGACATGCGGGTGGTGATGGGCATCTGCGAACGCATCGCCGTTCTTGACCACGGGGAGAAGATCGCCGAGGGCAAACCGGAAGAAATCCAGAAGAATCCGCGCGTGATCGAGGCCTACCTCGGCGCGCCGCACGCCTGATATGAGCGACCTGCTTTTGGACATCGAGAACTTGCATGTCTCCTACGGCGCCATCCGTGCGCTGAAGGGAATCGCCTTCAGCGTCCGGCCCGGGCAGATTGTGACACTGATCGGCGCCAACGGCGCCGGCAAGACCACGTTGCTGCGCACCATCTCCGGCCTGTTGCGCCCGCGCGAGGGGAAGATCTGCTACTGGGGCGATCCGGCCGGCAGCGGCCAGACCCCCTGCACGCTGACCGTGACGCCGCCGC
The genomic region above belongs to bacterium and contains:
- a CDS encoding ABC transporter ATP-binding protein, which encodes MNTTSAPVLEFDNVCLSFGGLRAIKNVSLRVGAQELVGLIGPNGAGKTTVFNLITGVYAPDEGRVRLKNEDIAGRAPHEINHLGIARTFQNIRLWGDLSVLDNVRAALLRTCGAPLWQVVLRARPCGHDEARVRDCARDLLAYFDLIRFEHEKARNLPYGEQRRLEIARALATNPTLLLLDEPVAGMNTGEKKKVMELIQKLQHERHLAVLLIEHDMRVVMGICERIAVLDHGEKIAEGKPEEIQKNPRVIEAYLGAPHA